From Methylovorus glucosotrophus:
CGGCCGCCAACTATATTTCCGCGGAATATCACGCGGGTGAGCTGGTGCCGGGACAAAGCCCGGCCACGGTGCAGGCACTTAAGGTCCGCTTTGACCAGAAAGGGCATGAGCGCCCTTTTCAGAAAACGGTGATTGTGGATATTGTCGATGGCTATCTGAATCCGGGCGATCGCATCGTCATCCGCCTGGGCGACCGTCGGCAGGGTGGCGCAGGAACGCGTGTGCAAAGTTTTGTGGAGAAGGATTTCCAGTTCCGGCTCTTTATCGATCCACTGGGCAGTTCCAAGTTTGCCGAAGTCCCCGGCGATGTGCTGCTGGATATTATCCCCGGCGAACCCACGGCGCTGCATGTTGTAGCGCCGCGCTTGGTGAATCGCGATGAGCCTTTCGACATCATCGTGCGGGCGGATGATCTGTGGGGTAATACCTGCCGTCAGCTGCCACTAACCGGGCAAGTGGAATTACAGGGGCCGGGCAATGAAACCCTCCAGTTGCCATTTACCCTGGCCGAGCAAGGCTGGGCGGTGGTGCGTCTTGGCAGCATCCAGCTGGGGACGCCGGGCGAATGGAAAATACAAGCCAAGGTGCATGACGCCAGGGTGGCAGCTGGCAATGCTTACGTGAATATATCCAGCCGTGCTGGCACATTGCGCCCGCTATATGCCGATCTGCATGTGCATTCGGATGATACGGTGGGCACTAACGATACCCTCTACAACCTGAGCTATGGGCGCGATATTGCCGGGCTCGATGTGCTGGGCTATACCGCCAATGATTTCAATATTACCGAGCAGCGCTGGGATAAAGCGGTGGCGCTTATCCATAGCCTGAATGAGCCGGGGCGCTTTGTGTGCTACCCGGGCACCGAGTGGTGCGGCAACTCCTGCGCGGGGGGCGATCGCAATATCGTGTTCCTGCGTGATAGCAAACCGCTGTTCCCGTTTGATGATCAGGGCCGCATGGTGCGCTCCTTCGAGTGGAACGAATTTACCCACGGCACACTGAAGCCCGGCGCCTGGCCGGTGGATGATCTGTATGCGGCCTATGCGCACGACCCTGAAGGTCACCTGATGATGCCGCATGTGGGCGGGCGCCGTTGCAACCTGGACTGGCACCACCCCGAACTGGAGCGCCTCATCGAAGTCAGCTCGGCCTGGGGGCAATTCCACTGGGTATACGCCGAAGCCTTGCAACGTGGCTATCGCGTAGGCGCGGCTGCCAATAGCGATGAGCACCAAGGCCGTTGTGGCGGCGGCGTGCCAGCCACCGCGGTGTTTGGATCGCGTGGTGGATTAACAGGCGTGCTGGCCGAAACATTTGACCGCGAAGGCGTCGCCAAAGCCTTGCGCGCACGGCATACCTTCGCCACCACCGGTGAACGCAGCTTTGCCAGCTTGCGCCAGGGCGAATACCTGATGGGCGATGCTTACCAAACCAATACCTCTGTTCCGCTGGAGTATCAACTGCTGGGCGACGGAGGCTGGGAAGACGTCAGCCTGTATGACGGCGACCAGTGCATCTGGACGCGTAACCTGCATGAGGAAATGGGGCTGGCGAACAGCCGCATCCGCATCAAACTCGGTGGCGCCAGAATCAAGGACCGCTACCGTGGTGCCTACTGGACCGGGGAAATCAGGATCAGCGGCGCCGTAATTCAGGATTTTACCGCCTATGGACTGGATCATCCCGAGCAAGCCTGCTGGCGCGAAAACGCCACCACCATCGGCTTTCGCACCGACACCAATGGCGACAGCGATACTATCGAGATTCAGCTCTCCCAGCTGAGCCGCTGCCAAATCAGCTTCTTTTCGCGCATCGACAGCTACATCAAAGTCGGCGACCCGCTGCAACCGCAAGCCTATGTGCATGCCCCAGAAGTCGCTCTGGAACTGAATGGAGATGACCTGCTGGCCCGCCCAGCCCTTGTGAAGGAGTTACCAGGGGCCGAGTTGCAAGTGATGATCGAACGCGTGACGGATAAGCCTCTGCCACGCGATTTGTCAGGAAAGATTGAGCTCGACGCCTTGAAACTGGACCCCAGTCGCGAACATCCGCTGTTTATTACGGCAAGACAGCGCGATCAGTCACGCGTATGGACGTCGGCCTTGTTTGTGCGGTTCTGATCCCACTGTTATCAGTGATGCGCAATGGCAATAAGCCGGGTAGCGGTTTCAGCAGGAACAAGGCTTGGCGCCGAGTGGTGTGTTGATCATCATCCGACTGGAATAAGCAGTCGGATGATCCAGGCTTCGCTTTATTTACTGCGCTCAGGTAAGGCCGGGTCCCGGCGCGTGGGCACTGGCGCGTGATTAGCACGAGGCAGATTGATTAAAGAGCTACTGACCACTTCGACAATAAAGGCGCGCATGGTGGGGTTCCAGATGTCATTGTGTCCCGCCATTACCCCTGCCGATGTGCGGATGTTCAGGATGGGCGTGCCGACCGGGACTTTGCCTTCCTCATAGCTGCCTTTGGGTAGAAACGGCTTGCCATCAATGTTGGTGCAGTCATTGGGGTTGTCGCATCGTGTCAGCAATATCGGTTTTGCCACCAGATCATCCGGCAGGCCCTGCTTGATTTGCATTTTCCTAATTTCATCAAAGCAATATTTATTGGCTGGCAAACCCACATTCACGGCATTTCTATCAATGGGTTCCGCGGCGGCTTGGTCCTTGCATTCCTGGCCAGCCTTGAGCGTGACCAGGCTATGCGTAATAAAAGGCACGTAATGCCCGACTGCGGTTGTATTCAGGGCGCGCTCCTCCGCGGAGTGGTAATCCCAGAATAAGGTGGAGAGCGTGCGGCCGGCTTTGAACAAATGGCGTGTTGGCGTATCGGCCTCAGAGGTCACTATCATCAGCATCGGGCGCGTGCTTTGCTGATATTCTTCTTTCGACCAGGCAATATCGAGCAGGGGCTTTAACTTCATGGCTTCAAATGCAGGATTAATCAATACCACCATATCGCCTATCGGATGCAATGGCTGATCTGAGGAGAGCTTTTCAACAAAGTGATGATGCAGGGTTGAATAGGTAACAGCTCCACCAAAACTGTGCCCGATAATCACCAGCCGCGATTTCCCCGCCCGCTTGGAGTCATACCGAAACTCATCTAGCTTAACGAATAATTCCTGCAATCCACCATCGCCCACGGCATGCGCTACATTCTTTCTATCCCAGAAGGTGAAGTTGTTCAGGTATTCCACGTTGATCGACTCGCCCCGCCAACCCACATAAATCCCGACCACTGGTCTGGCCTTGCTTCCGTAGACTTTTTTCTCCAGTGTCGCGATTTCAGACAAGGTGTCATTTGCAAAAGACAGCAGATTGCCATCCTGCTTACCCGCGTTGTGATGCCAGCCATGCGTGAAGACCACGATGAGGGGCGGTCCTTCTTCCGCATCCTTGAGCGCAAGTTGCGCCATTAAGTCTTCTAATTGTCGACGATTGAAAAGGTTGCCATATTCGTCAAACTCCACCACGCCCAGATAGTAATTGCTATCGGCGGGTGAAATTGTCTGGGCATCTGTGTGCGGCGTGGTGGGTTTGGGGAATCCTTCATCCCCGGGCTTTAAAAGCTTGTGGCTGATCTGGCTGGGACAACTCACGCCATTGGCAGCATAGTTTTCTTTCTGATCACACTTCACCGTCCAATAAGGGTCCGCGGGCGCGCAAGCTGTCATTATCAGTATATAAGCCACAACAAATACTGTTTTCAGATAACGCATATTCCCCCCTTGAACTATCCTTTGATGCAGTTACAGGTTGAAAAGTCATATTGGCATCACGCTTCAAGATGCAATGGGAGTAACAGCAGGATTAGTCTCATGGCACCACACTCAGCGCCATAACCTCCAAGTTTCTACATGGGGTCACGCAGAAAGCGCAATCACGTTGTAAGCCTTGTGCTTATGAACCCTGAGATCCACTCCTGTCGGCCTGGCAAAGACAGCAATTGCACAAATTAGACTGTTATTGCCTGCGCCCGCTTGCATACTTCTGTCATATAAACTTAGTATACTGACTTCGGCGCTGATGCGTTGTCAGTTGCTCCAGCTATAGGTACCCATCTTGTATCCTCTCTGAGCTTTAGTAGTTTGGTTACATCAGCATTTACAGGCATGGTCGGTGTCGCTGATGTTAGTGATTGGGCATTTAAAACGGGCTCTGTCACGCTAACGCCAAGCAATTCCACACTAGTTTATGGGCTATTTACTTTTAATAATGGGCAATTGACCAATGTTTTTACAGCGTTCTCACAAGATCACGCATTGCCTCTGTGGGTAGACTTAACTCTCAGCTATAGCAATATTTTTATTACTGCAACAGATAGTGACATCGGAATAACCAAGTCAGGGCTTAATGGTGCCTGGATATCTTCTCAGGTTTCTGCCGTCCCCGAACCATTTCCATATGCCATGCTTATAGCTGGTCTTGCTTTGGTAGGATTTACTGCTCGACGTAAGATTGATTTATAGCTAAAACCACCTGATTCCGGCTCTGGTGAGCATTTGGCTAGTGCAAGAATCCAGTGCCATAATTATAAAGGGCCTAAAAGGCCCTTTTTCATTTTCGGTCTCTCTCAAATTGATCAATTTGATTGTATTGAATATTGTGCAGGGGAATTTTTTATAGTGAGCATAGTATCCAGATTAGTCCAAAATTTTGGATGGACGCCAGTTGGCAAGCAGCTTGAATTTGAGATACTTGAAGCCAGCTCGCATACATTAGTTGGCGAGCATTTTAATTGCAAAATTTCTACCCTTTACTCCAATGAACTAGCTCGCATTCACTTAGAAGAACCCATTAGATTATTTGATAATGATTTATGGACTATAGATGCATTTTCCAGGCACTCGGGATATGATTTTTATCATATGGTTTTTGGTCATATAGCCATCGATATATCCACTGGCTGCGGTGAGGGCGGAGATAGTAGGTTTGCTTCTGGGCTCATCCGTATAAATAGGCGCTTGGCCATTTAGAATGGCGTCCATCTCATTTCCCAGTTAATTTGGATTACAGCAGAATTTGAGAGAAAGAGCCCGTGTGGGTTAGAGCAAAAGTTGCAATTTTCTCAAAACACCAAAATTTAACTATTCCGAGCTTTCGTGTTCTTCAGATATAAGTTTTTCCGGTACATGATAATTCATAGCACAATAACCAAGTTTTGCGATAGCAGTACCTAGTCTATATCTACCATCTTCATTATTCCGCCTAATCCATTCCATGGTGATCAGCATGCCTATTACCCTATGTATGGTAGGGCGGGGCAGGCCAGTGCTGTTCACGATTTCGACTAATGTACTGCCTTTATTTGAGCCACTAGCAATCGCGCTGAGCAGGATATGGGCTCTCTTCAGGCTTCCTGTAGTGGTTTCTATATTAGCCATTGATTAGGTCTTACATCAGGTAATAGTGTCCGATAATCGGACACATAAATGATGGCATCGTATTGACCGGCAGTTGCAACTGATTATCATCTAAGCCTTTCGAGGCATAAAAATACATTGCAAATCCCCTAATGGTGGCAACAGATCAAAGTAGATGAATGTTATTCAGCCAATACGCTAGTCTGTTTGAAATGAATACCTTGGACGCTTGGGCCAGCACCGTGTTTAGCCTCGCCCAAAGCTATGGCTTTGATAAATGCCTGTATTCTGTTTTAAACAATAAACACGAAGCCATGGAAAATGCTTTTATTAAGAGCAACTATTCCCCTGCTTGGCATAAAACATATGATGAAAAGCATCTTGCCTTGGTCGATCCCACTGTACATCACTGCCTGACCAGTAATCTGCCACTAATTTGGGAAGACAAATCCTTCAGCGGAGCAGCTCAGAAGGAGTTATATGAGACTGCCAAGCAATATGGATTATGCTCTGGGCTAGTTTTTCCTATCCATGGAGCGCGTGGCGAGTTTGGAATGATGAGTTTTGTGGCACCCAAAGCCAAATTAGCCAAAAGCAATAAAGAGTTCCAGCAAGTAGTACAAACATTATCTATACTGAAAGACCATGTTTTTGAATCATCTCTAAAATTTATTCCTAATAAGACAAGTGCTAAGCCTGTATGCTTGACTACGCGCGAAACGGAAGTGTTGAAATGGTCGACTGCCGGTAAATCCAGCTGGGAGATATCCAAAATACTAAATTGTTCCGAATCGACAGTAAACTTTCATCTTCTGAACGTGCGTCATAAATTCGATGTCAGCACTACACAATTAGCTGTGATCAAGGCTATTCAACAGGGCATCATCCATGTCTGAAGCAATTCCCATTTTTTGGGGATTTCATTTTTCTTGGGAGCAAAACTCCTCGGCTAATGCGACCCAGTAACGACTACCTAGCGGTATAAGTGCATCGTTAAAGTCGTAGCTCGCATTATGTAATGACGCCGACCCCAGACCATGCCCTGACGCACGATGTTCACCATTACCATTGCCAATAAAGGCATAGCAACCCGGTACCAGTCGTAGCATCGTAGAGAAATCTTCTGCTCCCATGGTCGGTTCGACTTGAGTGTCCACGTTTCCTGCCCCCGCCACCTTTCTCATAACCTTGCCAGCAAGCTCGGTTTGTACTTCATCATTAATGGTAGCGCCCGATTGACGTATGAAGTCGAACTCTGCCCTGCAGCCATGGGCTTCTGCAGTCAATATGCTGATGCTGCGCATGCGCGCTTCTATCATGTCCAATACCTTGTCGCTGAAAGTGCGAACCGTTCCGCCTATGCTAGCGGTGTCTGGAATGACATTAAAGCTGGTTCCTGCTTGTAACTGGGTTATGGAAAGCACCGCATTATCGATGGGACGTTTATTACGTGTGATTACTGCCTGCAAGCCTGAGACAATCTGGGTAGCCGCGAATATAGGATCGTTACCAAGATGCGGCAGTGCGGCGTGAGTTCCCTTGCCAGTAATGCGAATTCTGAATTCGTTACAAGATGCCATAATGGGCCCAGGACAAGTTGCAAAATCTCCGGTTTTCAAACCAGGCCAATTGTGAAGTGCAAAAATGGCATCGCAAGGAAAGCGGTCAAAAAGACCATCGGCTATCATCGCTTCTGCACCCGAGCCCCCTTCCTCTGCAGGTTGAAAGATAAGATTAACTTTGCCATAGAAGTTGCGGCTAGCGGCGAGTGTTTTTGCCGCAGAAAGCAGCATGGCCACATGGCCATCGTGTCCGCAGGCATGCATCTTCCCAGGGTTTCGCGAACGGTGTGCAAACTGATTATCTTCTTCTATCTTGAGTGCATCCATGTCTGCGCGAAGCCC
This genomic window contains:
- a CDS encoding PEP-CTERM sorting domain-containing protein is translated as MVGVADVSDWAFKTGSVTLTPSNSTLVYGLFTFNNGQLTNVFTAFSQDHALPLWVDLTLSYSNIFITATDSDIGITKSGLNGAWISSQVSAVPEPFPYAMLIAGLALVGFTARRKIDL
- a CDS encoding helix-turn-helix domain-containing protein, with protein sequence MANIETTTGSLKRAHILLSAIASGSNKGSTLVEIVNSTGLPRPTIHRVIGMLITMEWIRRNNEDGRYRLGTAIAKLGYCAMNYHVPEKLISEEHESSE
- a CDS encoding LuxR family transcriptional regulator, whose translation is MNTLDAWASTVFSLAQSYGFDKCLYSVLNNKHEAMENAFIKSNYSPAWHKTYDEKHLALVDPTVHHCLTSNLPLIWEDKSFSGAAQKELYETAKQYGLCSGLVFPIHGARGEFGMMSFVAPKAKLAKSNKEFQQVVQTLSILKDHVFESSLKFIPNKTSAKPVCLTTRETEVLKWSTAGKSSWEISKILNCSESTVNFHLLNVRHKFDVSTTQLAVIKAIQQGIIHV
- a CDS encoding M20 aminoacylase family protein, translating into MMNTPTLASCMIDSVESDTIGQEDFSVIRRSLHAWPEIGFEEINTSQLIAEKLRSWGIEVHCGIGGTGVVGVIHGRDGGKRIGLRADMDALKIEEDNQFAHRSRNPGKMHACGHDGHVAMLLSAAKTLAASRNFYGKVNLIFQPAEEGGSGAEAMIADGLFDRFPCDAIFALHNWPGLKTGDFATCPGPIMASCNEFRIRITGKGTHAALPHLGNDPIFAATQIVSGLQAVITRNKRPIDNAVLSITQLQAGTSFNVIPDTASIGGTVRTFSDKVLDMIEARMRSISILTAEAHGCRAEFDFIRQSGATINDEVQTELAGKVMRKVAGAGNVDTQVEPTMGAEDFSTMLRLVPGCYAFIGNGNGEHRASGHGLGSASLHNASYDFNDALIPLGSRYWVALAEEFCSQEK